The following coding sequences are from one Streptomyces sp. NBC_01485 window:
- the ppk2 gene encoding polyphosphate kinase 2: MAGKKAAALPRKVYEKELLRLQTELVKLQEWVRASGTRLVVVFEGRDAAGKGGTIKRVAEHLNPRVARIAALPKPTERERTQWYFQRYVEHLPAAGEIVLFDRSWYNRAGVEHVMGFCTKEEHQLFLRQCPVFERMLVEAGVLLRKYWFSVSDTEQQERFRRRLGDPLRRWKLSPMDLESITHWEAYSRAKDEMLVHTDISEAPWYVVESDDKRRARLNMIAHLLDSVPYHDVPPPVLDLPKRPGSTGYERPPRDLQTYVPDHAASL, translated from the coding sequence GGCCGGCAAGAAGGCGGCGGCGTTGCCGCGCAAGGTGTACGAGAAGGAACTGCTGCGTCTGCAGACCGAGTTGGTGAAGCTGCAGGAGTGGGTGCGGGCGTCGGGCACCCGGCTGGTGGTGGTCTTCGAAGGGCGGGACGCGGCGGGCAAGGGCGGCACGATCAAACGGGTCGCCGAACACCTCAACCCGCGTGTGGCCCGGATCGCGGCGCTTCCGAAGCCGACTGAGCGCGAGCGCACCCAGTGGTACTTCCAGCGGTACGTCGAGCATCTGCCGGCGGCGGGCGAGATCGTGCTGTTCGACCGGTCCTGGTACAACCGGGCCGGTGTCGAGCACGTGATGGGCTTCTGCACGAAGGAGGAGCACCAGCTCTTCCTCCGGCAGTGCCCGGTCTTCGAGCGGATGCTGGTCGAGGCGGGGGTCCTGCTGCGCAAGTACTGGTTCTCGGTGAGCGACACCGAGCAGCAGGAGCGCTTCCGGCGACGGCTGGGGGATCCGCTGCGGCGCTGGAAGCTGTCCCCGATGGACCTGGAGTCGATCACCCACTGGGAGGCGTACTCCCGGGCGAAGGACGAGATGCTGGTGCACACCGACATCAGCGAGGCTCCCTGGTACGTGGTGGAGAGCGACGACAAGCGCCGGGCGCGGCTGAACATGATCGCCCATCTGCTGGACTCCGTGCCGTACCACGACGTCCCTCCGCCCGTCCTCGATCTGCCGAAGCGCCCGGGCTCGACCGGCTACGAGCGCCCGCCGCGCGATCTGCAGACCTACGTCCCCGATCACGCGGCGAGTCTCTGA